One Bacillota bacterium genomic window, GAACTCCTCGGCGAACGCCTCGGATGCGCGGCACAGGGCATCGGTGATGAAGACGACGTCCCCTCGCCGGAAGGGGCTCTCCTCCATCACCTCAAGCGCCTGCGCCAGGGGCGCCTCGAAGTCCGTGCCGCCGCCGAAGAAGTGTTCCACTGCCTCCAGAAGCTGGGCAGGGCCGACGCGCCGGGGCCGCGGGAAGCGGTCCACCCGGATCTCGTGGGCCGAGCCGAAGTGGACGAGGGCATAGGGTCGGCTTTCCTTCGCCGCGATGTTGAAGCAGGCCAGCGCAACGGCCTTGGCCCAGACCTCCCGCTCCCCCGCCATGCTCCCGCTTTCGTCCACGCAGACGACAAGCGGCCCCCGGCCCTGCGGGGTGGGAACGTCGAGCCGGTACTGGAGCATCTTTCTCTCGATGAAGCGCCGGTAGAAGTCCGGCCGCCGCAGGGGGTCAGCCAGGGCGACAAGCTCGCTGGGCAGAAGGCGGGCAAGCTCCCCGCCCATCTCGATCTCGGCCACCTCCGTGGGCTCCCGCTTCACCCGGCTGCGGCGCTTCTGAAGCGCGATGCGGGTGAAGCGCCCGGCCAGCCTCACGATCTCGCGCAGGCGCGAACTCGCTGCGAGCTTCTCCGCAACTGCCACCACCTCCTTGCCGGGGACCCCGGAGCGGGGCCTGCCCGGCTGCACGCCCCAGGCAAGGCAGACCCCCGTGGCCTCTCTCGCTGCCCGAG contains:
- a CDS encoding VWA domain-containing protein; the protein is MGSIALTRLEELTYLFIRREAGIASAEEQAGDDPLLSEVHRDIWAAAFLEEPQLAAEVPRHLAAERQLLERLLANPAWEEVRAETVGDEWLSAALAVPTARKLLELLSGKPDGPSRRGRSRAAGAGQEAQSATPPDAAGEELDSALARAALEAADEARAAREATGVCLAWGVQPGRPRSGVPGKEVVAVAEKLAASSRLREIVRLAGRFTRIALQKRRSRVKREPTEVAEIEMGGELARLLPSELVALADPLRRPDFYRRFIERKMLQYRLDVPTPQGRGPLVVCVDESGSMAGEREVWAKAVALACFNIAAKESRPYALVHFGSAHEIRVDRFPRPRRVGPAQLLEAVEHFFGGGTDFEAPLAQALEVMEESPFRRGDVVFITDALCRASEAFAEEF